TTTTATGTTCTCAGGCATCACAACATCCAAAAGACTTGTTTCATCTATTTCTCCAAAATTATGCCGATACGTTTCTGCTGCCCATTTATCAAAGTCATTTGAATATATACATTCAAAACCAGCTGACTCAAAGCCCATTCTCACGCCTCCAATCCCGGCAAAAAGATCGATCGCTTTAAATTTATCTATTTTCTTTGCCATAAATTATTTTGTCTTAGTCTCTTTTCTATTTCACTTCTGCGATACCTGCGATCTCCGCGAGCTCCAAATCGTATCGCCTTCAGGAATCCGCTGTTATCCCACTTGCGCAAAGTGTTAGGATGGCATCCCAACAGGTCACATGCTTCGCTCAAGGTAATAATATCTTTGCTTAAAATAGGCATCATAATAAAACTTACTACTTAACATTAGTTTACATTAAATCGTGCCTTAAGTAAACAATAAGTATTGCTAATTTTGCTCACTTTAAAGGACTTAAGACGCCCTGGACTCTTCTTAGCATATCAAGGAAATGCTTGAGGCAGAACGGGGCAACAATTAAACAATAAAAGCAACTTATTATAGTTGCTTTTATTGTTTAATTTAGCGTGCATGAGGCTTTTATGGCGCTCGGATCTGCACGATACTAAATTGTGTTGGCGGAGGAGAAGAGATTCGAACTCTTGATACCCGTTAAGGTATAGCACTTTTCGAGAGTGCCGCCTTCAACCACTCGAGCCACTCCTCCGAATATTTTATTTTAGATTTTTCAATCGTGTTATTTCCGCTTCGGTCATCTCGCGCCAAGCGCCTTCGGCCAAGACTCCCATCCTTTGTCCGGCAATCTCGGTGCGCAAGAGATCGACGACGTTGCAGCCTAATTCGCGGAACATGCGGCGAATCTGCCGCTTCTTACCATAGGTCAAGATGATTTCGAACTGGTTATTGCCTAGATACTTGGCCAGCTTGGCACGCACGACGCCGTCGCCCTCGCCGATGTCGATGCCCCGCATCAGCCTCTCGGAAATAATATCAGCCTCCCGGTCAATGAATCTGAAATCATCGGCCTTGATCTTGTCTTTCGGCGGATTGACTTTGACGATATATTGCTTGCGATGCTCAAACTTCGGATGGGTCAGCCTCTGCGTCAGCTCTCCGTCGTTGGTCAGGATAATCAGCCCGCGGCTGTTCTTGTCCAGCCGTCCGACGACGAACAGCTTGTCCTTCAGCGGCACCAGCTCATAGACATTCTTTTCTCCCTCGACTTTGGCATGGGTGCAGGCGTAGCCGACCGGCTTGTTTAAGATAATATAAATTTTCGATTTTGCCAACCCTAGCGGTTTGCCATCGATTTTTACTTGATCTCCCACTTCGACTCGCATGCCTAATTCGGCCAACTTATCATTGACCGTGACCTGTCCAGCCTCAATCAGAGCCTGCGCTTGGCGGCGCGAGCAGTGACCGGCGTCGGCGATATATTTTTGGAGCACTATGGACATCTAGCTTTTATTCGATATTTGATTCAGGCGGACCAATGACACCAACGCGATCAGCAGCCAGAAAATCACGGCCAGATCATTCTTGAAATAAGGTACGTCGACAGCGCCATGGGCGATGAGCGCGAGCATGGCAGCAGCCGCTCCGACTAGAAAGGCTCTCTCATTATTTTGCTGGGGGGGGTTCAGCTCTGCGGCAAGCACCAGGAAAAACTTGGCAATGATCCAGACGAACAGGAGCAACCCGGCCAGGCCGAGCTCGGTCCAGAAATTCAGGATGATGTTGTGCGGATACATATAGATTTCAAGCGGCTGCCAATGGGCGGCTCGATATTCAGCATTGAATACCAGTTTGCGATGCGAATCCGGATCGTCGTAATCCTCGATGAAAACCCCTTCCTTGTGAAACGGCTTGATGGCGGCTTGATAATTCGAGAGCCCGGCTCCCCAAAGCCAGCGGTTGTCAGTCTTGAGCATGGTCCAAGTCTCGCGCCATTGTGATCGGCGCACCTGGCCGGAAAAATCATTCAGGGTGGCGTATTTAGAAACTTGATGACGCAGCGGCTGGATTAAGATAACAGCCACGGCTGCAACCGCCAACAAAACCAAGGTGACCTTGCGGCTCCGCTTGCTGAAGAGCGAGGCGAAGGCGACGAAGCCGGCGGCCACCCCCAGGCTGGCACCGATCGACTTGGCGAAAATTATAGCCAGCAGGGATGTAAATACCGTTAAAAGCAGTATCAAGCGATTGCGCGAGCATCGCCCGCCGACGCACTGGCGCGAAAAGATGAATAGGCCTAGGGCTAAGAAAATGATGCTCTCGACATAAAGCCCGACAGCGTTGGGATAGCCGAAAAACGAAACCACGCGTCTGGTGGCAGCAGTCGCCCACAGGGGATTGCTGATGAATTGGCCAGTGAACTTCTGATAAACCGCGAACAAGGCGACTGCCAGGGCCGAGGCAACCAACGGCCAGATTATCATATTGAGCTTTTTGGGCAACGGGATTTCCTTTTTACCGATGACATTCAACGCCACTAAATAGAACAGGGCTGGCTCGAAAAAATAGGCTTTCCAGATGCCGAGAGCCGAGGATGAGAACCCGGCGACACCGACTGCGACAAGTGAAATCACTAAGAGCGCGACAAGTTCGTTGCCGAAAGGATAAGGCACGCGCTCTGGGGCTTTTACCCCTTTCCCCCAACTGCGCTTAACTCCTGCAAAAAGCTCCAAGCGATTCTGCCATGCCCAGACGGCGGCCACAGTTAAAATCATTACCTCTAGCAAGGTCATGGGCACGCCAACATTGAAACGAATTAGGTAGGCTGGCAAGGCAAAAAAAGTGAGCATCAATGCCCACTCCAGACGGCGGATCGCCAAAAAGGCAAAACCAATTGAATATGCTGCGATTAACCAAGCCATAGTTCTTATTTATGAAATCAGGATATACAACCCCAAGCTGACCAATATCACGCCGATAAGCTTCTGCAGTATCACGCCACGACCGAGCTCCTCGTTATATATCTTGGGGAACTTGACCGATAACACTAGCACGATAACCAATAAAAACAAATATTGAACGCCTTGCAAGACGTTGACCATGGCGACATCACCCAAGCTGATCGCCCAGTTAGTCATAATGAAGGCCAGGGCGGCCAGCACGCGAACCGCCATGAAAAACGCTAGATTGGTCTGTTCGCGGCCGCTTTTCTGATGTTTGATGATCGATTTGCGATAATCCGGAATTGCGAAAATCAGCAGGACGCCGATGAAGGTTCCTAGCCGTGACCAGACGAAGCTGCCCAGGAACGGCTCATGCATATAGATATACTTCATCAGCACGGCGTAGGCCGCGAAGAAGAAAGCGGAAATCGTCGAATTGATAAGCAGGCGGCGAGTGGGGCGATAGCTGGCATGGATGTAGCCCAGCAACTCTTGGATCCTGGCGATCACTTTGCCTGGCAGATACATCTTGGTCTGTTTGACTGAGATCAGGGTGCCGCCGATGATCAGCACGGAAAAAGCCGTGAAATGCTGTTTGCTGATGCCCTCGCCTAAAAAGGCAACCGACAAGAGCAAGGTAAAAATAGGCGTGAGCCCGCCGACGATCGGGACCACTCGGGAAGTCTCGGATTGATGCAGAGCCTTATACCAGAAAATCATAGTGAACAGGAACATGGCGCCGGCAAACAGGTCGATCATGAGCCAGCGGAAATCCGGGACGTAGGGTGCGAAAATCAACAGTGCGAAATTAAAGATACTCCAGATACCGACGAAAAAAGCATAGGTGACCGAAGAGTGGATTTTTTTGGACAACAAGAATTTGTCGGCGACATAGACGCCGGCATTGATGAGATAGGCGATGATTGCGATTGATAACCAGTTCATTATATATATGGTATCAGAATATAGGCCAAGAAAAAAGGCCCGAGTTTACCCCGGGCGCTCAACTAATACAGATCGATCAAAAGTTCGTCCTCTTCTTTGGATCCGGCCAAGATGTGCTTTTCCAAGCGCAATTCTATCGGCGCATCACCGATGGCGTAGAAAAAGCTTTGGGCGGACCAATCCAGCATAGCGAAAGGCCCATCACTGACTCTTCGGATCACCGAAGAGAATGTCATTGCGCCCAAGCCCGGCAAATAGAACCCGAAAACGAATCGGGTGTCCGGTTTGCCGATCGGGACAAATACTACCCGCCTGAGCCACAACTGGTCACGCTTCCTTCGCCAACTGTAATTCTGATGGAAGGCGAAGTGGATGCACTTGCCGAAACGCTTGCCCAAGCCGCAGGCCTCCGATTCGACCAGACCCGAAAAATGCTCGAATCTGCCGAACCTGGCCGCTTGTCTGCCGCTGTCATCTTCGGTGATTGCTGTCGGTAAGAACTTCCCGTAACGCCTTCTCATCACCATCACCCCTTTCCGTTAGAGTATTGCTGCTGTCAGTACAGATCGTAGCGCAAGGATCCTATCTCCGATGGTTGCCTGGTGTTGGCATAGAAGCAGCCGCCATTTTGCAGCGTCACTTCCTTTTCGGCAACCACAAAGAAATGGATCCGCCCAGGGCCTACCCGCATCAAGAATGGTCCCTCAGAAACTTGGCGGGCCTTAGTGCAGACCTTGCAGATGTTGAGGTTGTGATCGTAAAAGCCGACGACGAAGAACGTGTCAGAATCGCCAGCTACCTCGAGGGTGATCCTCTTCTTCCAGAAGAGCACTTTCTTGATCCAACCCCACAGTCCGAGAAAATCTTCCGGCTTCTGTCCTTTGAGGCGTGAATCACCTTCGGCGCTGGTCATGTCGGACCACTTCTTGAGTCCTCCAAGACCAAAGCCCTCATGGCTAAGATCGCTCTTGCGGTACTGCACGTTTCTCCATAAACCCATTATCAGTGGCATACGCGTACCTCCTTTTTGATCGATCGTTGTAGAGAACAAAGGTAAAATTACCTTATAACTAAATAGTTATTTTTGCAAATATCCGCATAAAGCGCGGCGCTTGGCCGGGCGGTGCGTTCACAGGTCTTGAGGTCAACGGCAAACAGTCCGAACTTAGGATGGAAACCGTGAGCCCACTCGAAGTTATCCAGAAGCGACCAGTGGAAATATCCGCGGACATCACACCCCGCCTCTATCGCCTTGTGCAACCAGCGCAAGTGATTCTCGATGAACTGCGGCCGCTGATCATCGTCCGCATCAGCAATGCCGTTTTCCATAATATATATAGGCTTCTTGAAACGGGCGGCATATTTCACGACATGATAGATGCCCTCCGGATAGACCTCCCAACCCATATCATTAACTTCTTTGTTCAGATTGACCTTGAAGGGCGGACGCCAGCTGATGCGGTTATGGAAATAATAATCGATGCCGATATAATCAAGGTGGCGACTGACCTTATTCAAGAATGCGCGGTGATGCAGCCAACGCGACAATGAATTGAACATCAGGTCTAGAGGATTAAATTTATTGGCCGGCTCGAAATAATCTGTCAGCGAAGTATATCCGACCGAAGCTTCTGGGAAGTGGTGATGGATAATGCCATAGGCGCCGATGTGGGCGCTGACCAAATTGCGGAAAACTTTGACTGCGCCGATAATATCGAATTTGCGGTTCGGCGGGAAATTACCGCGCACATAACCGAAGCCGACGTGAGCCATCGGCTCATTCAATGTCACCCAGAAATCGACGTCAGCTCCCAATTCCTTAACGATGAACTCAACGTAACGCAAGTAATAATCGACTGATTTGGGGTTGCGCCAGCCGCCGAGCTTGGCCAGCCACACGGGGTTGGTCCAATGCCACAAAGTCAAAACCAGCTTGAGGTTCCGCGCTTTCAAGGATTTAATCGCTTGGCGATAGTGTTCCAGCTCTGCCATATTCCACTTGCCCTCTTCCGGCTCGATCCGCGCCCATTCGATACCCATGCGATAGGCGCCGCAATTAAGTTGGGCCACCAGATCAAAATCCGTCTCATATCTATTATAGGAATCGCAGGCTTGACCGGAAATGAAATGTTCCGGCTCATGGCCCTGCGCCTTGAGCGAATCAATCCTGGCTTGCGATGATTCCCATTCGCTCCAATCGTTGGTGTTGCCGCCTTCAATCTGATGCGCCGCGGTTGAAACGCCCCACAAAAAACCCTGAGGGAAGACTAAAATGTTTTTTTCTCCATTCATATTACTTGAATTATACCAAAAATTGGCTAACAAAAAAAGAAAGTCCCGGATTTGTAGTCCGGGACCGGATAGCGGCTTAGCCGATGTCCTTGAGGCTGAATCTCTCCAGCTCGTAGCCGTGGTGCTGGCAATATTCCAGGCACTTTTTCCTGACGAACTCCACCAGTTGCCTGATTGTCAATCCGTCGTCGACCTCCAAGGTCTCGTGGTGGCTGGCCGGTTTTTGGTGAGGTGCCCTATAAACAATGATGTAGCTGATTTTTATTTCCATGGCCCAGCCTCCTTATACGCTTCCGGATAAACCGCTATTTTCCTAACATTATATTGATTAAGCCTGTTTTTGCCAACACCTTGACCGCTTTTAAAAGAACTGCTATCATTTCTTTTGTTGAGCTGTTATTGGATTTAGTTAATTTTTGCTTATTTTAGCAAACAAATTAATTAATACAAAACGTCCGACTAGGGGTTGACAGCACTGTAAAAGTAGTTTAACATATTTATACACTTGATTTCCTTAATCTTAAAGCAAATTATAGATTCAAGATTTCTTGAAACTTGATTAGTCCTTGAAGGAAAAAACAGTGATGTTACATCGATAATATCCCTGTTTTTTCTTTC
The DNA window shown above is from Candidatus Falkowbacteria bacterium and carries:
- a CDS encoding helix-turn-helix domain-containing protein produces the protein MMPILSKDIITLSEACDLLGCHPNTLRKWDNSGFLKAIRFGARGDRRYRRSEIEKRLRQNNLWQRK
- a CDS encoding rRNA pseudouridine synthase; amino-acid sequence: MSIVLQKYIADAGHCSRRQAQALIEAGQVTVNDKLAELGMRVEVGDQVKIDGKPLGLAKSKIYIILNKPVGYACTHAKVEGEKNVYELVPLKDKLFVVGRLDKNSRGLIILTNDGELTQRLTHPKFEHRKQYIVKVNPPKDKIKADDFRFIDREADIISERLMRGIDIGEGDGVVRAKLAKYLGNNQFEIILTYGKKRQIRRMFRELGCNVVDLLRTEIAGQRMGVLAEGAWREMTEAEITRLKNLK
- a CDS encoding EamA family transporter, giving the protein MNWLSIAIIAYLINAGVYVADKFLLSKKIHSSVTYAFFVGIWSIFNFALLIFAPYVPDFRWLMIDLFAGAMFLFTMIFWYKALHQSETSRVVPIVGGLTPIFTLLLSVAFLGEGISKQHFTAFSVLIIGGTLISVKQTKMYLPGKVIARIQELLGYIHASYRPTRRLLINSTISAFFFAAYAVLMKYIYMHEPFLGSFVWSRLGTFIGVLLIFAIPDYRKSIIKHQKSGREQTNLAFFMAVRVLAALAFIMTNWAISLGDVAMVNVLQGVQYLFLLVIVLVLSVKFPKIYNEELGRGVILQKLIGVILVSLGLYILIS
- a CDS encoding glycoside hydrolase family 1 protein, translated to MNGEKNILVFPQGFLWGVSTAAHQIEGGNTNDWSEWESSQARIDSLKAQGHEPEHFISGQACDSYNRYETDFDLVAQLNCGAYRMGIEWARIEPEEGKWNMAELEHYRQAIKSLKARNLKLVLTLWHWTNPVWLAKLGGWRNPKSVDYYLRYVEFIVKELGADVDFWVTLNEPMAHVGFGYVRGNFPPNRKFDIIGAVKVFRNLVSAHIGAYGIIHHHFPEASVGYTSLTDYFEPANKFNPLDLMFNSLSRWLHHRAFLNKVSRHLDYIGIDYYFHNRISWRPPFKVNLNKEVNDMGWEVYPEGIYHVVKYAARFKKPIYIMENGIADADDDQRPQFIENHLRWLHKAIEAGCDVRGYFHWSLLDNFEWAHGFHPKFGLFAVDLKTCERTARPSAALYADICKNNYLVIR